Proteins encoded within one genomic window of Anopheles gambiae chromosome 3, idAnoGambNW_F1_1, whole genome shotgun sequence:
- the LOC1271173 gene encoding tyrosine-protein phosphatase non-receptor type 23 isoform X1, protein MEAVPRMPMVSFELKTSPEQTNFSSLKQYIAEYYQEDPASYSKECYQLEQLRGNAVRPTRDVDGTATVRRYYCQLHSIQNRFLLGAVSEGQQLLTFHWKDLYSGATLTKWNLKYEMAAVLHNFAALHTQLGAAEGRADPESMKKACTHFQCAAWAYGYVKDNYPLLLQGDLSTELLIFMQALCLAQAQECIMEKSLCDNRKSGIIAKVTAQIVSYYNSALAALLTQSGDDGRVQDIVGSKQFKEWRRYVRFKISYLSCILLLYQGQQSEEQQKMGERVALYQASFDKLEEARKESKGLANIEQVNDALQFTMDVVEAKRKAAKNENEFIYHEEVPDLSAITAVQGANLVNGIAFNVTDPEAMGEDIFHRLVPMKAHESSSMYSEEKATLLRTIGTKLDDKEVELQTFIDSLNLDAIEAPRTADDKRLPQGLVDRCAELQAKPNAISDLVQSMSTLADTCSDVELTLKEIKNLLRQDEIREEQYQAKIGQRSNGGAHMVELGRELAKYQEAHNKAGESNDTLRKAMGLHVHNLKILSQPLPDIKAQIPVCTEQFDEAVFQELNTIVQKVKEMKVQRIKLYQELRQNITDDDITSQLIALEGGGSEQKQKMEELFRKELGKHDQLVGFLEQNMKAQGNILKALTEVYAKCAPALKSLSDVKTKRDQFFSSLSASFDVYEDLLSKSAKGLEFYRKLQSNVQKLYSRVKAACDVQEEERNQKLKSSNVLKRSSIDSGAVGTIGGGAGGISSTGSGGGSGGPKLKDYLKAGTISLGSIKAAGVDKKPATHLPSVRPAPVGSESNAPVVGIAGGGTGGYYQDSYTNYHQQYHQQQQQQQQQQQQQMQYGGNSNMSVAGTGYEYSQYATLNQSQPQPSATGSTVATGYVNPMYQNQTSTNYYYNNNQAQVPQSSNTTGYDYGQYGQQQMPPPAQQPSPAPSASSASSDVAQQQASWGQLNQQFSAMNLQQPTADGSYANQTAGTSSNPGYSQVAAYQSSVGVNQQQQQQQQQQQYPTVSQPNAYPTPYPTSSNESMTSVSSSQDAAVTAAYGNYGQTVPQQQAYQQPAPQQTYGAGSSTTPYYQQAPYQTEQTASYGSHPGYSYNPQTGAYDYTSGFQCDSNNATAGSYANQYVSNPQLGSSSMATTYSASGQTAAPASVDSSASQPYQLSTGGTPAPSAYPQGQPANATSSYYNTTSGAATSAGYYHQTSTYSTVQSNQYLASQPDPVTVVQQSPLPPAAHSTPNDPTANVAHYSHHTNSYVDSTGSQNTTTTTASSSSSSTTQQQSVVSPQTTQSKNIDLLSGIDFSPALVPPIAAPILQPQPTAGSIVGSTAVDGSEAAASVILTPTKATVVEKLVVEKAVVPDPTQTVPTAVPTACPSVIGERKPSLDNLSLCSDLSSSFDWESASVCGATASVSGAAANPADNVFLRPTKPDPFEDGATLKWFHKEVERLEKFVETSGVKTLNGTTPLDSKWKELQDLLVKEEAKRQVSVARLFPEKNRSIDCVPYDHARVQLSTDTDNYINAVYVKFQKDSKLDLGFGCPHFILAQAPLPNTVNDFWNMIWSQKSNVIVCLHTANELLDPFWPTEVGKELSYGDVSVTLMKQFDLTHCTERTLRISMLGSDYSLTVALLQPKLWPKNSPEQILGVAQNLIDSYRQYNQEQKLPPQLRPLVLNCLNGTDRSSLVTVAIVTILATQTRKPLLINVIDIWYRICCQRKGALRDPNLIQLSYQIVLNNGHGILNKRGILTSYQMKSAQVASSTVKEEANNDPFKDLDPLWKLK, encoded by the exons ATGGAGGCCGTGCCGCGGATGCCGATGGTTAGCTTCGAGCTGAAAACCAGCCCGGAGCAGACCAACTTTTCCTCCCTCAAGCAG TACATTGCGGAGTACTACCAGGAAGATCCGGCCTCGTACAGCAAGGAATGCTATCAGCTCGAGCAGCTCCGGGGTAATGCCGTGCGGCCGACGCGCGACGTCGACGGGACGGCCACCGTCCGCCGCTACTACTGCCAGCTCCACTCGATCCAGAACCGGTTTCTGCTCGGGGCGGTGAGCGAGGGCCAGCAGCTGCTCACCTTCCACTGGAAGGACCTGTACTCCGGTGCGACGCTCACGAAATGGAACCTCAAGTACGAGATGGCGGCCGTGCTGCACAACTTTGCCGCGCTGCACACGCAGCTCGGGGCGGCCGAGGGCCGGGCCGATCCGGAAAGCATGAAGAAGGCGTGCACCCACTTCCAGTGTGCGGCCTGGGCGTACGGGTACGTGAAGGACAACtacccgctgctgctgcagggcgACCTGTCGACCGAGCTGCTCATCTTCATGCAGGCGCTCTGCCTGGCCCAGGCGCAGGAGTGCATCATGGAGAAGAGCCTGTGCGACAACCGGAAGTCGGGCATCATCGCGAAGGTGACGGCACAGATCGTGAGCTACTACAATTCGGCGCTGGCGGCGCTGCTCACGCAGAGCGGGGACGACGGGCGGGTGCAGGACATTGTCGGCAGCAAGCAGTTTAAGGAGTGGCGGCGCTACGTGCGCTTTAAAATCTCCTACCTGTCCTGCATACTGCTGCTGTACCAGGGGCAGCAGTCGGAGGAGCAGCAGAAGATGGGCGAGCGGGTCGCGCTGTACCAGGCGTCGTTCGACAAGCTGGAGGAGGCGCGCAAAGAGTCGAAGGGGCTGGCGAACATTGAGCAGGTGAACGACGCGCTGCAGTTCACGATGGACGTGGTGGAGGCGAAGCGAAAGGCGGCGAAAAACGAGAACGAGTTCATCTACCACGAGGAGGTGCCGGATCTGAGCGCGATCACGGCTGTGCAGGGCGCGAACCTGGTGAACGGGATCGCGTTCAACGTGACCGACCCGGAAGCGATGGGCGAGGACATCTTCCATCGGCTGGTGCCGATGAAAGCGCACGAAAGCAGCTCGATGTACAGCGAGGAGAAGGCTACGCTGCTGCGCACGATCGGCACCAAGCTGGACGATAAGGAGGTGGAGCTGCAAACGTTTATCGACTCGCTGAACTTGGACGCGATTGAGGCGCCACGGACGGCGGATGATAAGCGACTGCCCCAGGGGCTGGTGGATCGTTGCGCGGAGCTGCAGGCGAAACCGAACGCCATCAGCGATCTGGTGCAGTCGATGTCGACCCTGGCCGATACCTGCTCGGACGTGGAACTAACGCTGAAGGAGATCAAGAATCTGCTCCGGCAGGACGAAATCCGGGAGGAGCAGTATCAGGCCAAGATCGGGCAGCGCTCGAACGGTGGCGCCCACATGGTCGAGCTTGGGCGCGAGCTGGCCAAGTACCAGGAGGCGCACAACAAGGCGGGCGAAAGCAACGACACGCTGCGGAAGGCGATGGGACTGCACGTGCACAATCTGAAGATACTGTCGCAGCCGCTGCCGGACATTAAGGCGCAGATCCCGGTCTGCACCGAGCAGTTCGACGAGGCGGTCTTCCAGGAGCTGAACACGATCGTGCAGAAGGTGAAGGAAATGAAGGTGCAGCGCATCAAGCTGTACCAGGAGCTGCGGCAAAACATCACCGACGACGACATCACGTCGCAGCTGATCGCCCTCGAGGGCGGTGGGTCGGAGCAGAAGCAAAAGATGGAGGAGCTGTTCCGGAAGGAGCTCGGCAAGCACGATCAGCTAGTCGGTTTTCTGGAGCAAAACATGAAGGCGCAGGGAAACATACTGAAAGCGCTGACCGAGGTGTACGCCAAGTGTGCGCCGGCACTGAAGAGCCTGTCCGATGTGAAAACGAAGCGCGATCAGTTCTTCTCCTCGCTGTCCGCCTCGTTCGACGTGTATGAGGATTTGCTGTCGAAGAGCGCCAAGGGGCTGGAGTTTTACCGCAAGCTGCAGAGCAACGTGCAGAAGCTGTACTCGCGCGTGAAGGCAGCCTGCGACGTGCAGGAGGAGGAGCGCAACCAGAAGCTAAAGTCGAGCAATGTGCTGAAACGGTCGTCGATCGATAGTGGAGCGGTGGGAAcgatcggtggtggtgctgggggCATTTCGAGCACTGGTAGCGGTGGTGGAAGCGGAGGTCCAAAGCTGAAGGACTATCTGAAGGCGGGCACCATCAGCTTGGGGTCTATAAAAGCGGCAGGTGTGGATAAGAAACCGGCGACCCATTTACCATCCGTGCGACCTGCTCCGGTTGGTTCGGAAAGTAACGCGCCGGTGGTAGGGATTGCGGGAGGCGGTACGGGAGGATACTATCAGGATTCGTACACCAATTATCATCAGCAGTatcaccagcaacaacaacaacaacaacaacagcaacaacagcaaatgcaATATGGAGGTAATTCCAACATGTCCGTCGCAGGAACAGGGTATGAGTACAGTCAGTACGCTACCCTGAACCAATCTCAGCCACAGCCATCTGCCACTGGCTCCACCGTTGCCACGGGATACGTTAATCCAATGTACCAAAATCAAACCTCCACGAACTATtactacaacaacaatcaGGCACAGGTGCCTCAGTCATCAAACACAACCGGATACGACTACGGCCAGTACGGTCAACAGCAAATGCCCCCACCGGCGCAACAGCCCTCCCCAGCTCCGTCGGCGTCATCCGCTTCGTCCGACGTGGCCCAACAGCAGGCCTCCTGGGGCCAGCTGAATCAACAGTTTTCTGCCATGAATCTCCAACAACCGACGGCGGATGGAAGTTACGCGAATCAAACCGCCGGCACGAGCTCCAATCCGGGCTATTCACAGGTAGCGGCTTATCAGAGCTCGGTTGGAGTtaatcaacagcaacaacaacaacaacaacaacagcaatatCCAACTGTATCACAACCCAACGCCTACCCTACACCTTACCCGACATCTTCGAACGAATCAATGACGTCCGTGTCTTCGTCGCAGGATGCCGCCGTCACCGCCGCCTACGGAAACTACGGACAAACAGTGCCCCAACAGCAAGCGTATCAGCAGCCCGCACCGCAGCAAACGTACGGCGCCGGCTCCTCCACCACCCCGTACTACCAGCAAGCGCCTTATCAGACGGAACAGACTGCCTCGTACGGGTCGCATCCGGGATATTCGTACAATCCGCAAACCGGTGCGTACGACTACACCAGCGGCTTCCAGTGCGATTCGAACAACGCAACGGCCGGCTCGTACGCGAACCAGTACGTGTCCAATCCGCAgcttggcagcagcagcatggccACCACGTACTCCGCATCCGGCCAAACAGCGGCACCAGCATCGGTTGACTCATCTGCCTCCCAGCCGTATCAGCTTTCCACTGGCGGCACTCCAGCGCCCTCCGCGTACCCACAAGGACAGCCCGCGAATGCAACTTCATCCTACTACAACACAACCAGCGGTGCAGCAACCTCCGCCGGCTACTATCACCAAACGTCCACCTACTCCACCGTGCAATCGAACCAGTATTTAGCATCGCAACCCGATCCGGTCACCGTGGTGCAGCAGAGCCCACTGCCGCCAGCGGCGCACAGCACACCGAACGACCCCACGGCCAATGTGGCGCACTATTCGCATCACACCAACTCGTACGTGGATAGTACGGGATCGCAAAATACAACAACGACcaccgcatcatcatcatcctcctccaccacccaGCAGCAGTCGGTCGTGTCGCCGCAAACGACGCAGTCGAAAAATATTGACCTCCTGTCGGGGATTGATTTTTCGCCCGCGCTAGTCCCACCGATTGCGGCACCAATCTTGCAGCCCCAACCAACGGCCGGTTCGATCGTGGGCAGCACCGCAGTCGATGGGAGTGAAGCAGCGGCCAGCGTTATTCTTACCCCAACGAAAGCTACGGTTGTGGAGAAACTGGTTGTGGAAAAGGCGGTCGTTCCAGACCCGACTCAAACCGTTCCGACCGCTGTGCCCACTGCGTGCCCGTCGGTGATTGGGGAGCGCAAACCAAGCCTGGACAACCTGTCGCTCTGCTCCGATCTGAGCTCCAGCTTCGACTGGGAAAGTGCCTCGGTGTGTGGTGCGACCGCTTCGGTGTCCGGTGCCGCCGCCAACCCGGCGGACAATGTGTTTCTGCGCCCCACCAAACCGGACCCGTTCGAGGATGGGGCGACGCTCAAGTGGTTCCACAAGGAGGTGGAGCGGTTGGAGAAGTTTGTCGAAACGAGCGGCGTGAAAACGCTGAACGGCACGACCCCGCTGGATAGCAAGTGGAAAGAGCTGCAGGATTTGCTG GTAAAGGAAGAGGCAAAGCGGCAGGTGAGCGTGGCCCGCCTGTTTCCGGAAAAGAATCGCTCGATCGACTGCGTCCCGTACGATCACGCCCGCGTACAGCTGTCCACCGATACGGACAATTACATCAACGCGGTTTACGTAAAG ttTCAAAAGGATTCAAAATTG GACCTTGGGTTTGGCTGCCCTCACTTCATTCTCGCCCAAGCGCCGCTACCGAACACGGTGAACGATTTTTGGAACATGATCTGGTCCCAGAAGTCGAACGTGATCGTCTGTCTGCATACCGCCAACGAG CTGCTGGATCCCTTCTGGCCCACGGAAGTCGGCAAAGAGCTTAGCTACGGTGACGTATCGGTAACGCTGATGAAGCAGTTCGACCTAACGCACTGCACCGAGCGTACGCTGCGCATCAGCATGCTCGGCTCGGACTACTCCCTGACCGTGGCACTGTTGCAGCCGAAGCTGTGGCCTAAAAACTCGCCCGAACAGATACTGGGCGTGGCGCAGAACCTGATCGACTCGTACCGCCAGTACAACCAAGAGCAGAAGCTACCGCCGCAGCTGCGTCCGCTCGTGCTGAACTGCCTGAACGGGACCGATCGGTCGAGCCTGGTGACGGTGGCGATCGTCACCATACTGGCGACCCAAACCAGGAAACCGCTGCTGATAA atgtGATCGACATTTGGTACCGGATCTGCTGCCAGCGGAAGGGTGCACTGCGCGATCCGAACTTGATACAGCTGTCCTATCAGATCGTGCTTAATAACGGGCATGGCATACTGAACAAAC GTGGCATCCTGACGTCGTACCAAATGAAGTCGGCCCAGGTGGCAAGCAGCACCGTCAAGGAGGAAGCCAACAACGATCCGTTTAAAGATCTCGACCCACTGTGGAAGCTGAAGTAG
- the LOC1271173 gene encoding tyrosine-protein phosphatase non-receptor type 23 isoform X2 codes for MEAVPRMPMVSFELKTSPEQTNFSSLKQYIAEYYQEDPASYSKECYQLEQLRGNAVRPTRDVDGTATVRRYYCQLHSIQNRFLLGAVSEGQQLLTFHWKDLYSGATLTKWNLKYEMAAVLHNFAALHTQLGAAEGRADPESMKKACTHFQCAAWAYGYVKDNYPLLLQGDLSTELLIFMQALCLAQAQECIMEKSLCDNRKSGIIAKVTAQIVSYYNSALAALLTQSGDDGRVQDIVGSKQFKEWRRYVRFKISYLSCILLLYQGQQSEEQQKMGERVALYQASFDKLEEARKESKGLANIEQVNDALQFTMDVVEAKRKAAKNENEFIYHEEVPDLSAITAVQGANLVNGIAFNVTDPEAMGEDIFHRLVPMKAHESSSMYSEEKATLLRTIGTKLDDKEVELQTFIDSLNLDAIEAPRTADDKRLPQGLVDRCAELQAKPNAISDLVQSMSTLADTCSDVELTLKEIKNLLRQDEIREEQYQAKIGQRSNGGAHMVELGRELAKYQEAHNKAGESNDTLRKAMGLHVHNLKILSQPLPDIKAQIPVCTEQFDEAVFQELNTIVQKVKEMKVQRIKLYQELRQNITDDDITSQLIALEGGGSEQKQKMEELFRKELGKHDQLVGFLEQNMKAQGNILKALTEVYAKCAPALKSLSDVKTKRDQFFSSLSASFDVYEDLLSKSAKGLEFYRKLQSNVQKLYSRVKAACDVQEEERNQKLKSSNVLKRSSIDSGAVGTIGGGAGGISSTGSGGGSGGPKLKDYLKAGTISLGSIKAAGVDKKPATHLPSVRPAPVGSESNAPVVGIAGGGTGGYYQDSYTNYHQQYHQQQQQQQQQQQQQMQYGGNSNMSVAGTGYEYSQYATLNQSQPQPSATGSTVATGYVNPMYQNQTSTNYYYNNNQAQVPQSSNTTGYDYGQYGQQQMPPPAQQPSPAPSASSASSDVAQQQASWGQLNQQFSAMNLQQPTADGSYANQTAGTSSNPGYSQVAAYQSSVGVNQQQQQQQQQQQYPTVSQPNAYPTPYPTSSNESMTSVSSSQDAAVTAAYGNYGQTVPQQQAYQQPAPQQTYGAGSSTTPYYQQAPYQTEQTASYGSHPGYSYNPQTGAYDYTSGFQCDSNNATAGSYANQYVSNPQLGSSSMATTYSASGQTAAPASVDSSASQPYQLSTGGTPAPSAYPQGQPANATSSYYNTTSGAATSAGYYHQTSTYSTVQSNQYLASQPDPVTVVQQSPLPPAAHSTPNDPTANVAHYSHHTNSYVDSTGSQNTTTTTASSSSSSTTQQQSVVSPQTTQSKNIDLLSGIDFSPALVPPIAAPILQPQPTAGSIVGSTAVDGSEAAASVILTPTKATVVEKLVVEKAVVPDPTQTVPTAVPTACPSVIGERKPSLDNLSLCSDLSSSFDWESASVCGATASVSGAAANPADNVFLRPTKPDPFEDGATLKWFHKEVERLEKFVETSGVKTLNGTTPLDSKWKELQDLLVKEEAKRQVSVARLFPEKNRSIDCVPYDHARVQLSTDTDNYINAVYVKDLGFGCPHFILAQAPLPNTVNDFWNMIWSQKSNVIVCLHTANELLDPFWPTEVGKELSYGDVSVTLMKQFDLTHCTERTLRISMLGSDYSLTVALLQPKLWPKNSPEQILGVAQNLIDSYRQYNQEQKLPPQLRPLVLNCLNGTDRSSLVTVAIVTILATQTRKPLLINVIDIWYRICCQRKGALRDPNLIQLSYQIVLNNGHGILNKRGILTSYQMKSAQVASSTVKEEANNDPFKDLDPLWKLK; via the exons ATGGAGGCCGTGCCGCGGATGCCGATGGTTAGCTTCGAGCTGAAAACCAGCCCGGAGCAGACCAACTTTTCCTCCCTCAAGCAG TACATTGCGGAGTACTACCAGGAAGATCCGGCCTCGTACAGCAAGGAATGCTATCAGCTCGAGCAGCTCCGGGGTAATGCCGTGCGGCCGACGCGCGACGTCGACGGGACGGCCACCGTCCGCCGCTACTACTGCCAGCTCCACTCGATCCAGAACCGGTTTCTGCTCGGGGCGGTGAGCGAGGGCCAGCAGCTGCTCACCTTCCACTGGAAGGACCTGTACTCCGGTGCGACGCTCACGAAATGGAACCTCAAGTACGAGATGGCGGCCGTGCTGCACAACTTTGCCGCGCTGCACACGCAGCTCGGGGCGGCCGAGGGCCGGGCCGATCCGGAAAGCATGAAGAAGGCGTGCACCCACTTCCAGTGTGCGGCCTGGGCGTACGGGTACGTGAAGGACAACtacccgctgctgctgcagggcgACCTGTCGACCGAGCTGCTCATCTTCATGCAGGCGCTCTGCCTGGCCCAGGCGCAGGAGTGCATCATGGAGAAGAGCCTGTGCGACAACCGGAAGTCGGGCATCATCGCGAAGGTGACGGCACAGATCGTGAGCTACTACAATTCGGCGCTGGCGGCGCTGCTCACGCAGAGCGGGGACGACGGGCGGGTGCAGGACATTGTCGGCAGCAAGCAGTTTAAGGAGTGGCGGCGCTACGTGCGCTTTAAAATCTCCTACCTGTCCTGCATACTGCTGCTGTACCAGGGGCAGCAGTCGGAGGAGCAGCAGAAGATGGGCGAGCGGGTCGCGCTGTACCAGGCGTCGTTCGACAAGCTGGAGGAGGCGCGCAAAGAGTCGAAGGGGCTGGCGAACATTGAGCAGGTGAACGACGCGCTGCAGTTCACGATGGACGTGGTGGAGGCGAAGCGAAAGGCGGCGAAAAACGAGAACGAGTTCATCTACCACGAGGAGGTGCCGGATCTGAGCGCGATCACGGCTGTGCAGGGCGCGAACCTGGTGAACGGGATCGCGTTCAACGTGACCGACCCGGAAGCGATGGGCGAGGACATCTTCCATCGGCTGGTGCCGATGAAAGCGCACGAAAGCAGCTCGATGTACAGCGAGGAGAAGGCTACGCTGCTGCGCACGATCGGCACCAAGCTGGACGATAAGGAGGTGGAGCTGCAAACGTTTATCGACTCGCTGAACTTGGACGCGATTGAGGCGCCACGGACGGCGGATGATAAGCGACTGCCCCAGGGGCTGGTGGATCGTTGCGCGGAGCTGCAGGCGAAACCGAACGCCATCAGCGATCTGGTGCAGTCGATGTCGACCCTGGCCGATACCTGCTCGGACGTGGAACTAACGCTGAAGGAGATCAAGAATCTGCTCCGGCAGGACGAAATCCGGGAGGAGCAGTATCAGGCCAAGATCGGGCAGCGCTCGAACGGTGGCGCCCACATGGTCGAGCTTGGGCGCGAGCTGGCCAAGTACCAGGAGGCGCACAACAAGGCGGGCGAAAGCAACGACACGCTGCGGAAGGCGATGGGACTGCACGTGCACAATCTGAAGATACTGTCGCAGCCGCTGCCGGACATTAAGGCGCAGATCCCGGTCTGCACCGAGCAGTTCGACGAGGCGGTCTTCCAGGAGCTGAACACGATCGTGCAGAAGGTGAAGGAAATGAAGGTGCAGCGCATCAAGCTGTACCAGGAGCTGCGGCAAAACATCACCGACGACGACATCACGTCGCAGCTGATCGCCCTCGAGGGCGGTGGGTCGGAGCAGAAGCAAAAGATGGAGGAGCTGTTCCGGAAGGAGCTCGGCAAGCACGATCAGCTAGTCGGTTTTCTGGAGCAAAACATGAAGGCGCAGGGAAACATACTGAAAGCGCTGACCGAGGTGTACGCCAAGTGTGCGCCGGCACTGAAGAGCCTGTCCGATGTGAAAACGAAGCGCGATCAGTTCTTCTCCTCGCTGTCCGCCTCGTTCGACGTGTATGAGGATTTGCTGTCGAAGAGCGCCAAGGGGCTGGAGTTTTACCGCAAGCTGCAGAGCAACGTGCAGAAGCTGTACTCGCGCGTGAAGGCAGCCTGCGACGTGCAGGAGGAGGAGCGCAACCAGAAGCTAAAGTCGAGCAATGTGCTGAAACGGTCGTCGATCGATAGTGGAGCGGTGGGAAcgatcggtggtggtgctgggggCATTTCGAGCACTGGTAGCGGTGGTGGAAGCGGAGGTCCAAAGCTGAAGGACTATCTGAAGGCGGGCACCATCAGCTTGGGGTCTATAAAAGCGGCAGGTGTGGATAAGAAACCGGCGACCCATTTACCATCCGTGCGACCTGCTCCGGTTGGTTCGGAAAGTAACGCGCCGGTGGTAGGGATTGCGGGAGGCGGTACGGGAGGATACTATCAGGATTCGTACACCAATTATCATCAGCAGTatcaccagcaacaacaacaacaacaacaacagcaacaacagcaaatgcaATATGGAGGTAATTCCAACATGTCCGTCGCAGGAACAGGGTATGAGTACAGTCAGTACGCTACCCTGAACCAATCTCAGCCACAGCCATCTGCCACTGGCTCCACCGTTGCCACGGGATACGTTAATCCAATGTACCAAAATCAAACCTCCACGAACTATtactacaacaacaatcaGGCACAGGTGCCTCAGTCATCAAACACAACCGGATACGACTACGGCCAGTACGGTCAACAGCAAATGCCCCCACCGGCGCAACAGCCCTCCCCAGCTCCGTCGGCGTCATCCGCTTCGTCCGACGTGGCCCAACAGCAGGCCTCCTGGGGCCAGCTGAATCAACAGTTTTCTGCCATGAATCTCCAACAACCGACGGCGGATGGAAGTTACGCGAATCAAACCGCCGGCACGAGCTCCAATCCGGGCTATTCACAGGTAGCGGCTTATCAGAGCTCGGTTGGAGTtaatcaacagcaacaacaacaacaacaacaacagcaatatCCAACTGTATCACAACCCAACGCCTACCCTACACCTTACCCGACATCTTCGAACGAATCAATGACGTCCGTGTCTTCGTCGCAGGATGCCGCCGTCACCGCCGCCTACGGAAACTACGGACAAACAGTGCCCCAACAGCAAGCGTATCAGCAGCCCGCACCGCAGCAAACGTACGGCGCCGGCTCCTCCACCACCCCGTACTACCAGCAAGCGCCTTATCAGACGGAACAGACTGCCTCGTACGGGTCGCATCCGGGATATTCGTACAATCCGCAAACCGGTGCGTACGACTACACCAGCGGCTTCCAGTGCGATTCGAACAACGCAACGGCCGGCTCGTACGCGAACCAGTACGTGTCCAATCCGCAgcttggcagcagcagcatggccACCACGTACTCCGCATCCGGCCAAACAGCGGCACCAGCATCGGTTGACTCATCTGCCTCCCAGCCGTATCAGCTTTCCACTGGCGGCACTCCAGCGCCCTCCGCGTACCCACAAGGACAGCCCGCGAATGCAACTTCATCCTACTACAACACAACCAGCGGTGCAGCAACCTCCGCCGGCTACTATCACCAAACGTCCACCTACTCCACCGTGCAATCGAACCAGTATTTAGCATCGCAACCCGATCCGGTCACCGTGGTGCAGCAGAGCCCACTGCCGCCAGCGGCGCACAGCACACCGAACGACCCCACGGCCAATGTGGCGCACTATTCGCATCACACCAACTCGTACGTGGATAGTACGGGATCGCAAAATACAACAACGACcaccgcatcatcatcatcctcctccaccacccaGCAGCAGTCGGTCGTGTCGCCGCAAACGACGCAGTCGAAAAATATTGACCTCCTGTCGGGGATTGATTTTTCGCCCGCGCTAGTCCCACCGATTGCGGCACCAATCTTGCAGCCCCAACCAACGGCCGGTTCGATCGTGGGCAGCACCGCAGTCGATGGGAGTGAAGCAGCGGCCAGCGTTATTCTTACCCCAACGAAAGCTACGGTTGTGGAGAAACTGGTTGTGGAAAAGGCGGTCGTTCCAGACCCGACTCAAACCGTTCCGACCGCTGTGCCCACTGCGTGCCCGTCGGTGATTGGGGAGCGCAAACCAAGCCTGGACAACCTGTCGCTCTGCTCCGATCTGAGCTCCAGCTTCGACTGGGAAAGTGCCTCGGTGTGTGGTGCGACCGCTTCGGTGTCCGGTGCCGCCGCCAACCCGGCGGACAATGTGTTTCTGCGCCCCACCAAACCGGACCCGTTCGAGGATGGGGCGACGCTCAAGTGGTTCCACAAGGAGGTGGAGCGGTTGGAGAAGTTTGTCGAAACGAGCGGCGTGAAAACGCTGAACGGCACGACCCCGCTGGATAGCAAGTGGAAAGAGCTGCAGGATTTGCTG GTAAAGGAAGAGGCAAAGCGGCAGGTGAGCGTGGCCCGCCTGTTTCCGGAAAAGAATCGCTCGATCGACTGCGTCCCGTACGATCACGCCCGCGTACAGCTGTCCACCGATACGGACAATTACATCAACGCGGTTTACGTAAAG GACCTTGGGTTTGGCTGCCCTCACTTCATTCTCGCCCAAGCGCCGCTACCGAACACGGTGAACGATTTTTGGAACATGATCTGGTCCCAGAAGTCGAACGTGATCGTCTGTCTGCATACCGCCAACGAG CTGCTGGATCCCTTCTGGCCCACGGAAGTCGGCAAAGAGCTTAGCTACGGTGACGTATCGGTAACGCTGATGAAGCAGTTCGACCTAACGCACTGCACCGAGCGTACGCTGCGCATCAGCATGCTCGGCTCGGACTACTCCCTGACCGTGGCACTGTTGCAGCCGAAGCTGTGGCCTAAAAACTCGCCCGAACAGATACTGGGCGTGGCGCAGAACCTGATCGACTCGTACCGCCAGTACAACCAAGAGCAGAAGCTACCGCCGCAGCTGCGTCCGCTCGTGCTGAACTGCCTGAACGGGACCGATCGGTCGAGCCTGGTGACGGTGGCGATCGTCACCATACTGGCGACCCAAACCAGGAAACCGCTGCTGATAA atgtGATCGACATTTGGTACCGGATCTGCTGCCAGCGGAAGGGTGCACTGCGCGATCCGAACTTGATACAGCTGTCCTATCAGATCGTGCTTAATAACGGGCATGGCATACTGAACAAAC GTGGCATCCTGACGTCGTACCAAATGAAGTCGGCCCAGGTGGCAAGCAGCACCGTCAAGGAGGAAGCCAACAACGATCCGTTTAAAGATCTCGACCCACTGTGGAAGCTGAAGTAG